The DNA sequence GAAATCCGAATCCGGATTGTCCCCGGTGCCGGGCGACGTCTTCGAGTACTTCATCCGTGTCTGGGATAACGACACATTCAGAGGATACAAGTCCGCCGACTCCAGGACGCACACGTTCGTGATGCCGTCGCTGGCGGATCGTTTTCGAGAGCTCGAGGAGGAATCGGACGAGACAACTGACGAACTGGAGGATCTTCTGGACAAGGCTGGCGAAGTGGATGAGCGCTTTGATGAACTCCGCGATGAGTTGAGAAGAAAACCTGAGGCGGATTGGGACGATTCCCGCGAACTTGAACAGATACAGGACCTTCAGCAGGAGGTCGACCAGCAGCTCGAGGAGATCTCACAAGACGTCGATGATCTCGTGCAGCAGCTGCAGGACAACAGTCTGCTCAGCGATGAGACCATGGAGGTTTACGAACAACTTCAGCGCGCCATCGAAGAGATCAGTTCGCCGGAACTCATGGAAGCGCTACAGAAACTTCGTGAAGCCATGCAATCCATGGACCTGCAGCAGATGCAGCAGGCAATGCAGGACTTCGAATTCAACGAGGACCAATTCAAGGAAAGACTGGAGCGGGCCCTTGATCTTTTTAAGAGACTCAAGGCCCGTCAGGGCCTGGAGGAGGCCGCACGTCGAGCAGAGGAACTTGCCGGAATTCAGGAGGAACTTCAAAAGGAGACGCAAAAGCTGCTGGACGAAGAGGAATCCTCTGGTCAGGAGAAGCCGGCGGACGAGCGTGATGCGGCCAATCCCGATGAGGGTGCGGAGAACAACGAGCAGGCTGAGGATCTGGCACGTCAGCAAGAGCAATCCGAGGCGGAGATGAAAGATCTTCAGGAACAGCTCGAACAGCTGCAGGAGATGCTTGAGGAGATTCCCCGCGTACCGTCAAATCAACTGGAGCAAATCCGGTCGCAGCTTGAGAATCAGGACATTCCTCAGCAGATGAAGGACAACGCGGAGCAGTTGCGTCAACAGCAAATGCAGCCGGCTATGCAGGGGCAGCAGCAGATGCAGCAACAGCTGCAGAACCTGCAACAGCAGCTCAGCGAAATGCAACAGAGTATGGCAGGCAAACAGCTTCAGGTTAACATGGCTGGGCTGCGCCAGGCGCTGAACGACGTGCTCATACTATCGCAACAACAGGAGGCAATGAAGGCAGATGTTGAGGGCACGGCCTCCGACAGTCCGACGCTCAGGCGATTTGCCAAAGATCAGATCGAACTTGGCGAAGGCCTTCGCGTGGTGAGCGATACACTTCAAAAGCTTTCCCGCGAGATACCTGAGATGTCGCGCGAGGTGCAGGTTCATACGGGCTCGGCACTCCGCGAGATGAGCCAGGCCACGGTGGCGCTCGCCGATCGATCGGCCCGCAGAGCGGCAGGGCACCAGAAGGGTTCCATGATGCATCTGAATGAACTGGCCCTCCTCCTGAGCGACTTGCTCAATACGCTGATGAATCAGCAGATGAACATGGGTGCGCCGTCAATGCAGCAGATGCTGGATCAACTGCAGCAAATGGCTGGACAGCAGCAGCAGCTCAATCAGCAGATCCAGGAGATGCTCAACGACATGCAGGGCCAGCGACTCACCAATGATATGCAGGCGCGGATTCGGCAGTTGGGTGAGCAGCAGGAAAAGATCAAGCAGGAATTAAAGGAGTTGAGCCGCAACCCGGAACTGCGAGGCAAGGCGCTTGGTGATCTGGACCGCATCGCGGAGCAGATGGAAGAGACCATCCGCGAGTTGCAGCAATTCCGGAACGACCGGAACATGATGCAGCGCCAACAGCAAATCCTGACACGCTTGCTTGATGCCTCGCGTTCAATGAACAAGCGCGGCCGCGAAAAACGGCGCGAAAGCCAGTCCGGCGAAGAAATTGATCGAGAAAGCCCGGGCGAATTCACACCCGATGAGCGAGCGGACCAACTCCGGAGAGACCTTATCCGCGCGCTTGAGAGTGGCTATTCACGTGACTACGAGGAGCTCATCAAGCGCTACTTCGAACTGCTCCAGAACGCTCAACCCGTCAACTCCGAGTGATCGGGCCGCCAGACGGGCCCTCGTCAGTAAGAAATCTGCGTCGCTCAGCAGGCGTCGGGATACGACATTCATCGCGCCGCCCAAACCAGCGATACCGATTCGCCGCAACGCGGCGATAAAGCCCGTCGCGCAATTTCTTCGGGACTATGACGCTGATCGCCGCCATGGACCACGGGAATCCGAGGCCCCGCGCGATTCGGATCACGGCGTCGGAAAGCGTGTGAATTCCGTCCCCATCGATCAGGATAATCGAGTCACCCTGCGGGAGATCAAGGCCCCGCTGCCTCATTGCTGCAAGCGCAGCCTGAGAGTCGAGCGACGCAAACACGAAGCGCTCACGGGAATCGTGACGCAGAATGAAATCCACAGCCCCGTTGCACAGATGGCAGAATCCATC is a window from the Rhodothermales bacterium genome containing:
- a CDS encoding thiol-disulfide oxidoreductase DCC family protein → MHGSTVLFDGFCHLCNGAVDFILRHDSRERFVFASLDSQAALAAMRQRGLDLPQGDSIILIDGDGIHTLSDAVIRIARGLGFPWSMAAISVIVPKKLRDGLYRRVAANRYRWFGRRDECRIPTPAERRRFLTDEGPSGGPITRS
- a CDS encoding chromosome partitioning protein ParA, producing the protein MSESTRQTVDAIRRKLHEARRRLLFARLAQGLVAGLACVAAIWLLLAGAETLLWMPSVARTVLVIGAIAALIFVVSRYMLDPAARLAGLLAHPEEETVARIVESKVPSATDRLLNILHLSSGKHSRSTDGLVDGAINMLSTPITGISFDAVEDFERFRRTVRYAMIPLVGLIVVLLTAPGPFFGATARLMQLSESFEKPAPFIIDVEPGDAEIIRGDSLMVRITIRGKGDVSPELEFRREGERSVSRSRPTRGSPTSFNYTESNVRQSFEYRVVARPVTSSWYRVDVVDRPVVRELSVAIESPRYSRIGRQDLGANVGDVSALPGSRIILTAELGGSPAGTAEVVFDDGTRRSLSIADGVASGDFTLVRSGTYHVELASDEGIKSVSPITYRLELLTDGPPSVSIIKPDVTAELSEPFEPALTARVMDDYGVHRVSLMYRLAQSRFGSVRESFTELPIDVFRGTDLDQVVERIWQMKSESGLSPVPGDVFEYFIRVWDNDTFRGYKSADSRTHTFVMPSLADRFRELEEESDETTDELEDLLDKAGEVDERFDELRDELRRKPEADWDDSRELEQIQDLQQEVDQQLEEISQDVDDLVQQLQDNSLLSDETMEVYEQLQRAIEEISSPELMEALQKLREAMQSMDLQQMQQAMQDFEFNEDQFKERLERALDLFKRLKARQGLEEAARRAEELAGIQEELQKETQKLLDEEESSGQEKPADERDAANPDEGAENNEQAEDLARQQEQSEAEMKDLQEQLEQLQEMLEEIPRVPSNQLEQIRSQLENQDIPQQMKDNAEQLRQQQMQPAMQGQQQMQQQLQNLQQQLSEMQQSMAGKQLQVNMAGLRQALNDVLILSQQQEAMKADVEGTASDSPTLRRFAKDQIELGEGLRVVSDTLQKLSREIPEMSREVQVHTGSALREMSQATVALADRSARRAAGHQKGSMMHLNELALLLSDLLNTLMNQQMNMGAPSMQQMLDQLQQMAGQQQQLNQQIQEMLNDMQGQRLTNDMQARIRQLGEQQEKIKQELKELSRNPELRGKALGDLDRIAEQMEETIRELQQFRNDRNMMQRQQQILTRLLDASRSMNKRGREKRRESQSGEEIDRESPGEFTPDERADQLRRDLIRALESGYSRDYEELIKRYFELLQNAQPVNSE